The Hymenobacter oligotrophus genome segment CAGTGCGTACTGACCAAAAGAGTTGCGGGCAACAGTGGGCACTCCGGTATCATTGTCAGCTCCTTACCATGCACTGCTCATTGTTCATTAATAATTGTTCATTGCTCATTGCTAACTGCTCATTGAATACATGAATCGTCGCAACTTTATTAAATCATCGGCATGGGGCGTGGCAGGCCTAGGTCTGCTGGGTCCGGGCCTCATCAGCTCGGCCGAAGCAGCCGGCGGCCAGGTGCGCCTCACCATTCTGCACACCAACGACATGCACTCGCGCATCGACCCGTTTCCGGCGGGTAGCGCGCAGTTTGCCGACCAAGGCGGCATGGCCCGCCGGGCCGCCTTGGTGGCCAGCATCCGCAAGGAGCAGCCCAATGTGCTGTTGCTCGACGCCGGCGACATTTGGCAGGGCACGCCCTACTTCAACTTCTTCGGTGGCGAGGTGGAGTACAAGCTGATGAGCCAAATGGCCTACGATGCCGCTACCCTAGGTAACCACGACTTCGACAACGGCCTGCAGGGCCTGGAGAAGCAGCTGCCCAATGCGCAATTCCCGTTCATCAACGCCAACTACGACTTCTCGCAAACCGCGCTAAAAGGCCGTTTTCAGCCTTACAAAGTATTCGAGAAGCAGGGCGTGCGCATTGGTGTGTTTGGCGTGGGCATTGAGCTGGCCGGCCTGGTAGGCGACCGAAACTACGGCAACACCAAGTACCTCGACCCGATTGCCGTGGCCAAGGAGCAAGTGCAGCACCTGCGCGGCCACGAAAAGTGCGACCTGGTAATTTGCCTTTCGCACCTCGGCTACAAGTACGAAAGCGC includes the following:
- a CDS encoding bifunctional metallophosphatase/5'-nucleotidase, translated to MNRRNFIKSSAWGVAGLGLLGPGLISSAEAAGGQVRLTILHTNDMHSRIDPFPAGSAQFADQGGMARRAALVASIRKEQPNVLLLDAGDIWQGTPYFNFFGGEVEYKLMSQMAYDAATLGNHDFDNGLQGLEKQLPNAQFPFINANYDFSQTALKGRFQPYKVFEKQGVRIGVFGVGIELAGLVGDRNYGNTKYLDPIAVAKEQVQHLRGHEKCDLVICLSHLGYKYESAKVDDHKLAAAVPGIDLILGGHTHTFLDTPTVVEGGQGHRTLINQVGWAGIKLGRIDYVFDRKTRAAGVAAAGALSISASALG